The following nucleotide sequence is from Euleptes europaea isolate rEulEur1 chromosome 3, rEulEur1.hap1, whole genome shotgun sequence.
TCTCTGGGtggatgcatgcatgcatgcatgcatgcgttCCGCTTGCTGCTCATGGGCTTGCGTGGGACAGTGGGCCACAGTTGGCCACACAAGTACTTGCCCGAGGGGCATTTGCCCCTCGGGCAAGTACTTGTGCGGCCAACTGTGGCCCACTGTCCCACGCAAGCCCATGAGCAGCATGGCAGACGGTCCCACGCAAGCCGCCAGCAGCCACTATGATCGTTTCGCCACGTTAAGCACAAGCGAGAAAGCGCCCTGCACGGTTGGCCGCACAAGTACTTGCCCGAGGGGCAAACTGTACTTGTGTGGCAAACTGTGCAGGGGCACTTTCTCGGTCGGTTCACGCGGCTTGCGCTTGATGTGGCGAAACGGTCGTAGTGGCTGCTGGTGGCAACAGCCACTGCCGGTGTCAGTAGCTGAAGAATTTTCCAGCCTAATGCTTGAACAGTTTCCCATCTAGGGGTGCGCTGTTTGAATAAAACTACCCGGTAAAAGAATTGCCTATATCCGCACAAAACACATGTTGGTTTCACATGGACGGCAAAAGAGTTCCCAACCTACGTTTTGACGGGGGAGGGAGCACAGTCCTGTAGGTGTTTACTTGGGACTAAGCTCCTTTGTGAACCTGTTGGGTCAAATATCTGAGTAAACAAGAGTAGACCTGGCTTGTAGCGTGGCTCTGTTCTGTAGCTAAACAGGCTCCGTATTTGAGAAGCGCTTCATTAAGCTGCTGGGTAACTTCAGCACTGAAGGAAGCTATGGCTCCTCGTGGTGCATTATGCATAGTCCCCCTCCATTTTGCTGATGGCAGAGTTATACTTTTTCTTAAATAGCATCTGTTCTTCCCCTTTGCTTCCAGAGCCCTCCACCTGGCTGTCATCCATGAACATGAGGCCTTTCTGGACTCCATCCTGCAGTACACTGAAGGGACAGATTACCTGGATATTCAAAATGACCTTGGACAGGTAGGATTGAAAGGAGAGTGGCTTTGCTCTGTAGGGCCTTGGTTTCTCCTGGGGATTCACACTAGAACCGCAGAGGCAGCTGGCCTCTTGTTACAGAGCTGGGTGGGGAAAGAAAGTAAGGCTGCATTCCACTAGATCCAGAATGCAGGGATCCCAGACATCAGCCCCTTCTGGTGTCCTTGCTTcacccttctcccctccctaagGGTACTGAGCTCAggatcttcctttcctttctctccagaCCGCGCTGCACATTGCAGTCATCCTCGATGCTTCGGATTTTGTCGGCAAATTAGTGTTGGCAGGAGCGGGGCTGTGCGTGCAGGAGAAGGGTGGACACACGGCCCTGCACTTGGCAAGTCGCGAAGGGCGGCGGGAATGTGCGCAGCGCCTTCTGGCCCCACCTGTGTCACAAAGGTCCTGCCATGGGAACGGCTTCCGGGCCCAGCTAGACTGCACCAATTACGATGGTATCATTTCCTGCGGCACCATATGTGTTGGGTGGGGGACGCCTCATGTTAAGTTAGAATTGGGTCTTTTTGAGAGATCCTCCATTGTGCGAGTTTTAGCTGTCTGGGAGCAATTTTGCAATAGTTTCTAATCTTCACGGGTATGAGAAAATGGCCCATATATGTTTCTTACTTCTTCTGAGAAAAAAAATGGACTTGCCCAATCCGGCAAAGGGTGCAGGGAGAAAGACATCGGACAGATTTATCATTCATGAAGACAATAACAGAAAATATCAATACCCCTATTTGCAAGGTGCATAAGAGAcatcaatttatatatatatatatatatatatatatatatacacacacacacacacactacacatGTGTGTAGATATATAATAAAAAGGTGGCTGTATctgaaaaataaagcaaaaaattaTGTGACCTGAATGATGTAAATTGCATTGTTGCCCTTGTACTGAATTGCTGTGGTATGGATTCTGGATTTTGCCGGGGTTGGCCTTCACAGAATTGTCCACTCTCTTTCCGTAGGTTACACACCCCTCCACCTTGCTGTCTTGCGGAAAGACTTGGAGATGGTCAGTCTCTTAATCGCAGGGGGAGCTGATCTCAACAAACCGGTTAGTTTCTGGGGAAATGAAATGACCCTGCGTACTGCTCTCACTGATGATAGACGTGTGGGGTATTCAGGCATCCTTCCCGCAAGAAAGCACTTcccgtttattttatttacatcataTGTAAagtacctttctcactgaggctcaaggcagattacacagtgtgagACAGTTTAAATCAACAGGAATGGGACATTCTGCACCTGCACCAGCATAAACTATGTACCATAACCTGTTGTGCAAATTAAGTTAATTTACACTTTTTTTATTTGATGTGATTTAATCTGGGGAAAGGACCAAGGTCACTGAAGCCCTCCCTTTTATCCAGCAACCAGTGGGAATGTTATTCAGCCACCCCTTGGCTTCTGTGTTCTTTTGCATGCATTTCCCACACACTTTCAAGCCCCAAAGGGCTAGATCATACTCTTTTTCTCAGGAAGAAGGATCCTGTCCTTCATACATCCAGGGTCCCATGTGCATCTAATGCCAGGACTCCATACCTGCCTGTTTACTTCACTGCGTTGTAGTTCCATCTTGGAGTGGTTCTAGTGGTCTTGAGTCAGTTTCGGAGGCACCATGACATGTCTTTCTGAATCTTGTTCGTCGTCTCTGTTGCTGGCAGGAGCTGAGCTGTGGCCGGAGTCCCCTTCACCTGGCAGTGGAGTCGCAGAACCCTGAGGTGGTAGAGTACCTGCTGCGGGCTGGAGCTGACCCAGAAGCTCGCATGTATGTCGGCTACACACCCATGTACAGCGCTGTGCACCGGCCCGACCAAAAAATCCCACAGTTGTTGCGGGAGTTTGGGTCAGAGGAGCCCGACTGGGAATCGGAGGAGAGCCTGGACAGTAACAGTGAGGTGATTGAAACCCCGAGCACCATGCGTCGCCTCTGCGGGGCTGCCTGCCTGGAATCAATAAATACGTTGGAATTCCACAACCAGAACAGCATTTCTGCAGTCTGCATAAATTATGAACGTTTACAAAACATTTCTGCATTTGCAGAGAAGCTACACTGAATTTTTGAAAGCCTTAATGGCTAGAaggttgtctttttaaaaatgaaatggaaagcTGAAATCCTTAATTCTGTGCTTTTTCTGTGGCGTACACACAGCCTTGATGGTGTCATCAGGAAAAGACACCATAGGGCTGTGTGTATCCTGCGATTGTGGATTTTCTCACAGTACCAAACAGTTATGTGCGAGCTAAATTTGTGTCAaggctcaccccccaccccagctcattTAGCTCCATCTTTATGATCCAGGAGGTATGAGAGCATTCTGCACCAGCAAATTGCTACACATtgaaataattccagaggggcagcctCATTGGTCTGTTGCACCACCAATAAAccggagtcttgtggcactttaaacatCTGGCAGGTTTTTATTCTAGCTCCTAAACTGTCATGGATTTAGTGCCTACTTCCTCAGATAATTGCAGGAATCCTCAGCTGCAGGGAAGGGTTGTAAACACGGTCAAGAGCCGACAAGGCACGGGAAGGGTGGGGTGAGATTACGTTTGAATTCCAAAACATTATGCTTCTCGGCACTTCCTGCATTTCGTGTCCCATTGTCAGTTCtgtgtcttttaaaaattccTCATAACTTTGTATAGAAATATCTCCCTAATGAGGACCCACAATATGCATCTAACAGAGCGGGCCAAGTCCACAAAAACCCGTGCTTTCTCTTTGAGGCGACGAGATGTCTGTTACTTTTTATACTTAAAAGCTTGGGAGGTTGGTTTGCAGACAGGTTGCCAGGTCTTAATggcttattttaaatatttatgtagACCTCTTAATGTAAAATACGTGCTAGGCAGCTATTTCGATTAAAGCAATTAAAGACTGTGTAAActatctttaataaaaaaaagacaGTAACAAAATCAGAATTTTGCACCAcaaaaaaagctgaaaatttACAACCAGCATGTAATTGCTGAGGCTGAGCTGTGATTCGGGAGGTCATGAGTTCAGATCTCATCTCAGCAagcctttttctttctctgtctcagtCCTTCATCTGCCATACAAAAGATAATATCggcttaccttacagggctgctggGAGGATGTCACAAATAGTTATGGAAGCAAATTGCACACAGATACTAAGAATTTTAACCAGGGTGGGAATTATGCACATTAGGCAAATGTACAGGATTTCTGACgtgcttttttaatttaaaaaaaatgaaatggaggTTTCCAGGACCCGATTTTTATACC
It contains:
- the NFKBIB gene encoding NF-kappa-B inhibitor beta, whose translation is MASSAGPGSRGGPSEPKRLEPGADDWCDSGLGSLSESQLRQLQGDGGGLGGPGEAEAAPPGRAGSPEQGPSKALAGDGDGDDASERLDSALGGDEDVGGLAEGVGAVRLESEEAAAAVAPEAWLHHVLGFVTEDGDTALHLAVIHEHEAFLDSILQYTEGTDYLDIQNDLGQTALHIAVILDASDFVGKLVLAGAGLCVQEKGGHTALHLASREGRRECAQRLLAPPVSQRSCHGNGFRAQLDCTNYDGYTPLHLAVLRKDLEMVSLLIAGGADLNKPELSCGRSPLHLAVESQNPEVVEYLLRAGADPEARMYVGYTPMYSAVHRPDQKIPQLLREFGSEEPDWESEESLDSNSEEEYDDIVINSGH